A genome region from Populus alba chromosome 3, ASM523922v2, whole genome shotgun sequence includes the following:
- the LOC118028462 gene encoding uncharacterized protein, with product MAEQLKLHQRWEFRRKDNDSDSSNDSKPSGEPALKTYKLISSFISVDNEETSEATKLHQNGNCDPGISDQMKSGKAENGRRRRKSKRDDSAPNEIKKGPRKGVRRKTITDEQAVFYDLKKYMNFLLEDLKVSRENLLKWTREEMQKLVAEETVSELETRERSFRGEKVQLQNQTNFEENAEVQDQNIFKKNIPAQHQNNIQGYGQLQAHKEFEENVHRQNLVNFENTEVHHQETIFLHNRNAFKSFKGAQDCNDESTERFAETNKSADYSNCSLSLDSQAGYSRACWVCNQSPTLARNGEDQGYIKMDKYFHWYEAFWGIAQEQIHEGLGPKWTISYQCGDRWCP from the coding sequence ATGGCAGAGCAACTGAAACTGCATCAACGCTGGGAGTTTAGGAGGAAAGATAATGATTCCGATTCTAGCAATGATTCAAAACCAAGTGGCGAGCCAGCTCTCAAAACATACAAACTGATCTCCAGCTTCATTTCAGTTGACAATGAGGAAACTAGTGAGGCTACTAAATTACACCAGAATGGGAACTGTGATCCTGGTATTTCGGACCAAATGAAATCTGGGAAAGCTGAAAATGGCCGAAGGAGGAGGAAGAGTAAAAGAGATGATTCAGCTCCTAATGAGATAAAGAAGGGCCCTCGTAAAGGAGTACGCCGTAAAACTATTACTGATGAGCAGGCTGTATTTTATGATCTTAAGAAATACATGAACTTCTTATTGGAGGATCTTAAAGTTTCAAGAGAGAATTTGTTGAAGTGGACGAGGGAAGAAATGCAGAAATTGGTAGCAGAGGAGACAGTTTCTGAGCTGGAAACAAGAGAACGAAGCTTCAGAGGAGAGAAAGTTCAATTGCAGAACCAAACCAACTTTGAGGAGAATGCGGAAGTTCAGGACCAAAACATCTTCAAGAAGAACATACCGGCACAACATCAAAACAACATTCAGGGGTATGGCCAACTGCAGGCCCATAAAGAGTTCGAGGAGAACGTCCACAGGCAGAACCTAGTCAATTTCGAGAACACTGAAGTGCATCATCAGGAGACCATTTTCCTGCATAATCGAAATGCCTTCAAATCTTTCAAAGGGGCTCAAGACTGCAATGATGAATCTACAGAGAGGTTTGCTGAAACCAATAAATCAGCTGATTATAGTAATTGCAGTCTATCATTGGACAGTCAAGCTGGTTATAGCCGAGCATGTTGGGTATGCAACCAAAGTCCCACATTGGCTAGAAATGGGGAGGATCAAGGGTATATAAAGATGGACAAATATTTCCATTGGTATGAGGCCTTTTGGGGTATAGCccaagagcaaatccatgagggcttaggcccaaagtggacaatatcataTCAATGTGGAGATAGGTGGTGTCCGTAG